In the genome of Sporichthya brevicatena, one region contains:
- a CDS encoding cytochrome P450 yields MKAPPPPVTPFRRERLARAPWIASHMLVRDGAAHERQRRLVTAAFTRRRVESLAPSMQAITDALLDEVLIAGKDGSTVDLLAQFAFPLPMTVICELMGVPAHLRDDIKAGMETTFRGMGMPDEEWAAKFEVLERSLTELVATKRREPGDDLISALIEVRDDGGDTLSEDELLSMTFILIAAGHETTVHLIANGVEALLTHRPQWDLLRAEPERVPAAVEELLCWCGPVQVAFPLIAAEPVDVGGAVIGTGELVIVALMPANRDSAQVAEPDVLDVTREPRPHLGFGHGIHHCLGVALARLEARIAFETLLRRCPELRLAVDPDELTWAPSFIFHGLDRLPVTVT; encoded by the coding sequence GTGAAGGCGCCACCGCCGCCGGTCACCCCGTTCCGGCGCGAGCGCCTCGCCCGGGCGCCCTGGATCGCCAGCCACATGCTGGTCCGCGACGGCGCGGCGCACGAACGCCAGCGCCGTCTCGTGACGGCCGCTTTCACCCGGCGGCGCGTCGAGTCCCTCGCCCCGTCGATGCAGGCGATCACGGACGCCCTGCTCGACGAGGTGCTGATCGCGGGAAAGGACGGCTCGACCGTCGACCTGCTCGCGCAGTTCGCCTTCCCGCTGCCGATGACCGTGATCTGCGAGCTGATGGGCGTACCGGCGCACCTGCGGGACGACATCAAGGCCGGGATGGAGACGACCTTCCGCGGCATGGGCATGCCCGACGAGGAGTGGGCGGCCAAGTTCGAGGTGCTCGAACGCAGCCTCACCGAGCTCGTGGCGACCAAGCGGCGCGAACCCGGCGACGACCTGATCAGTGCGCTGATCGAGGTCCGTGACGACGGCGGCGACACGCTCTCCGAGGACGAGCTGCTGTCGATGACGTTCATCCTCATCGCCGCGGGCCACGAGACGACCGTGCACCTGATCGCCAACGGCGTGGAGGCCCTGCTGACGCACCGTCCGCAGTGGGACCTGCTCCGCGCCGAGCCCGAGCGCGTGCCCGCCGCCGTCGAGGAACTGCTCTGCTGGTGCGGCCCGGTCCAGGTGGCGTTCCCGCTGATCGCGGCCGAGCCGGTCGACGTGGGCGGCGCCGTGATCGGGACGGGGGAGCTGGTGATCGTCGCGCTGATGCCGGCGAACCGGGACTCCGCCCAGGTCGCGGAGCCGGACGTCCTCGACGTCACCCGGGAACCGCGGCCGCACCTCGGCTTCGGCCACGGGATTCATCACTGCCTCGGCGTCGCGCTCGCGCGGCTGGAGGCGCGGATCGCCTTCGAGACCCTGCTGCGTCGGTGCCCGGAGCTACGCCTCGCCGTCGACCCCG
- a CDS encoding DEAD/DEAH box helicase, whose product MPAALFTLDVASLRAVVGMATFQRGVEYADRGAVEQLTWSKAARVVLGSVAGGSTTPYVTTLHVYPSDSGSGAYVFVRGECSCPVHYNCKHAAALALVAGGHAAPPPAKPTPPKEPTWEDRWRSALDPAAPFPVKVEPRTLAIELTLKRRLPTRWGGGDAMASEPVELWARIVREGKKGWVAGELSWGRLGSLASRTAYPEDQVRVLHDLHALYRARTGAGYAEHLRYGDERSIELSAVTSSALLPLLRQAVRAGLRLIHPDLGDLPPIETADLCLDVTAASADADAETGLEVTPVLRTGTGFGELTPIAFLGSGSGALVRSREDEDRLPGNPADWPIRLVELSSPAALPLRRMVFAVEPLAVPAAHRDRFTDEYLPQLRRIAEVVSSDGSFTVPEVSPPELVLRADFGDDHALALSWHWSYRVGDEERRLTVNSPEGAAFRDPQAEAALMSGLAPGLSAYGLGRPDGPGVDSPLELSGVDTMHFATEWLPRLTERDDLRVEVGGTPVEYREAGDSLRIAVSTAALDNDGDWYDLGVSVTVDGETVPFLQLFVALAQGRSHLLLPGGAYFSLEKPELIALRALIDEARRLADAPPGQLRISRYQTGLWEELAGLGDVSHQTPAWQEHVQALRRLDAIGSTPVPAGVHADLRHYQVEGFEWLAFLWEHRLGGILADDMGLGKTLQSLALIAHARTTEPDAPPFLIVAPTSVVSNWAAEAARFTPGLRVETVTETAARSRRSKSAPLHEKAARADVVVTSYALLRIDAASYLERPWAGLLLDEAQFVKNRKAQVHRVARHIDAPFKLAITGTPLENSVMELWALLSVAAPGLFPNPEAFKEIYAVPIERNGDSDLLARLRRRIRPLVKRRTKEEVAPELPPKQEQVLSVQLDPKHRKIYDLTLQRERQKVLKLLDDLDGNRFEILRSLTLLRQLSLHPGLTDDEHLAVPNAKLDSLLEHVQSVEGTGHRTLVFSQFTRLLDLIEARLDAEGVEHVRLDGTTRRRAEVIERFKSGSASVFLISLKAGGFGLNLTEADYCFLMDPWWNPAAELQAVDRTHRIGQTRTVHVYRLIAANTIEERVLDLQARKAKLFARVVDGGEGEGFGRALSAEDIRGLFT is encoded by the coding sequence GTGCCCGCCGCCCTGTTCACCCTCGACGTCGCCAGCCTGCGGGCGGTCGTCGGGATGGCGACGTTTCAGCGGGGCGTGGAGTACGCCGACCGCGGCGCCGTCGAGCAGCTGACCTGGAGCAAGGCGGCCCGGGTGGTGCTGGGGTCCGTCGCGGGCGGGTCGACGACGCCGTACGTGACGACGCTGCACGTGTACCCCTCCGACTCCGGCAGCGGGGCGTACGTGTTCGTCCGGGGCGAGTGCAGCTGCCCGGTCCACTACAACTGCAAGCACGCGGCCGCCCTCGCGCTCGTCGCCGGCGGGCACGCGGCGCCGCCCCCGGCGAAGCCCACCCCGCCGAAGGAACCGACGTGGGAGGACCGCTGGCGCTCGGCCCTCGACCCGGCGGCGCCGTTCCCGGTGAAGGTCGAGCCGCGCACGCTCGCGATCGAGTTGACCCTCAAGCGCCGCCTGCCGACCCGGTGGGGCGGCGGCGACGCGATGGCGAGCGAGCCGGTCGAGCTGTGGGCGCGGATCGTGCGCGAGGGCAAGAAGGGCTGGGTTGCGGGCGAGCTGTCCTGGGGCCGTCTCGGGTCGCTGGCGAGCCGCACCGCCTACCCCGAGGACCAGGTGCGCGTCCTGCACGACCTGCACGCCCTCTACCGGGCCCGCACCGGCGCCGGCTACGCCGAGCATCTCCGCTACGGCGACGAGCGCTCCATCGAGCTCTCCGCCGTCACCTCCAGCGCCTTGCTCCCCCTGCTCCGCCAGGCGGTCCGGGCCGGGTTGCGCCTGATCCACCCGGACCTCGGCGACCTGCCTCCGATCGAAACCGCGGACCTGTGCCTCGACGTGACCGCGGCGTCCGCCGACGCCGACGCCGAAACCGGACTTGAGGTCACTCCCGTCCTGCGGACCGGGACCGGGTTCGGGGAGCTGACGCCGATCGCCTTCCTCGGCAGCGGATCCGGGGCCCTCGTGCGCTCGCGGGAGGACGAGGACCGCCTGCCCGGCAACCCCGCGGACTGGCCGATCCGCCTCGTCGAGCTCAGCTCCCCCGCCGCGCTCCCCCTGCGCCGCATGGTGTTCGCGGTCGAGCCGCTCGCGGTGCCGGCGGCCCACCGGGACCGGTTCACCGACGAGTACCTCCCGCAACTGCGCCGCATCGCCGAGGTCGTCAGCTCCGACGGTTCGTTCACCGTCCCCGAGGTCTCGCCGCCCGAGCTCGTGCTCCGCGCCGACTTCGGCGACGACCACGCGCTCGCGCTGTCCTGGCACTGGTCGTACCGGGTCGGCGACGAGGAGCGGCGGCTCACGGTCAACTCCCCCGAGGGCGCGGCGTTCCGCGACCCCCAGGCCGAGGCCGCCCTGATGTCCGGTCTCGCCCCGGGCCTGAGCGCCTACGGCCTGGGCCGCCCCGACGGTCCCGGCGTCGACTCCCCGCTCGAGCTCTCCGGCGTCGACACCATGCACTTCGCCACCGAGTGGCTCCCGCGGCTCACCGAGCGGGACGACCTGCGGGTCGAGGTCGGCGGCACGCCCGTCGAGTACCGCGAGGCCGGCGACTCGCTGCGGATCGCGGTCTCCACCGCGGCGCTCGACAACGACGGCGACTGGTACGACCTCGGCGTCTCCGTGACCGTCGACGGCGAGACCGTCCCGTTCCTGCAGCTGTTCGTCGCCCTCGCACAGGGCCGTTCGCACCTGCTGCTGCCGGGCGGCGCGTACTTCTCGCTGGAGAAGCCCGAGCTGATCGCCCTGCGCGCGTTGATCGACGAGGCCCGCCGGCTCGCGGACGCCCCGCCGGGCCAGCTGCGGATCAGCCGGTACCAGACCGGGCTCTGGGAGGAGCTCGCCGGCCTCGGCGACGTCAGCCACCAGACCCCGGCCTGGCAGGAGCACGTGCAGGCGCTGCGCCGACTCGACGCCATCGGCAGCACCCCCGTCCCCGCCGGCGTCCACGCCGATCTGAGGCACTATCAGGTCGAAGGTTTCGAGTGGCTCGCGTTCCTCTGGGAGCACCGCCTCGGCGGAATCCTCGCCGACGACATGGGCCTGGGCAAGACACTGCAGTCGCTCGCGCTGATCGCGCACGCCCGTACCACCGAGCCCGACGCACCGCCGTTCCTCATCGTCGCCCCGACCTCGGTCGTGTCGAACTGGGCGGCCGAGGCGGCGCGCTTCACCCCGGGCCTGCGGGTCGAGACCGTCACCGAGACGGCCGCGCGCTCCCGGCGCTCCAAGTCGGCCCCGCTGCACGAGAAGGCCGCGCGGGCCGACGTCGTCGTGACCTCCTACGCCCTGCTGCGCATCGACGCCGCGAGCTACCTGGAGCGGCCGTGGGCCGGACTCCTGCTCGACGAGGCGCAGTTCGTGAAGAACCGCAAGGCGCAGGTGCACCGGGTCGCGCGGCACATCGACGCCCCGTTCAAGCTCGCCATCACCGGGACCCCGCTGGAGAACTCGGTGATGGAGCTGTGGGCACTGCTCTCCGTCGCAGCGCCCGGGCTCTTCCCGAACCCCGAGGCGTTCAAGGAGATCTACGCCGTCCCGATCGAGCGCAACGGCGACTCCGACCTGCTCGCCCGGCTGCGCCGCCGGATCCGTCCGCTGGTGAAACGGCGGACCAAGGAGGAGGTCGCCCCCGAGCTCCCGCCCAAGCAGGAGCAGGTCCTGTCGGTCCAGCTCGACCCGAAGCACCGGAAGATCTACGATCTCACGCTCCAGCGGGAGCGTCAGAAGGTGCTCAAGCTGCTCGACGACCTCGACGGCAACCGCTTCGAGATCCTGCGCTCACTCACCCTGCTCCGGCAGCTCAGCCTGCACCCCGGACTCACCGACGACGAGCACCTCGCGGTCCCGAACGCGAAGCTCGATTCCCTCCTCGAGCACGTCCAGTCCGTCGAGGGCACCGGGCACCGGACGCTGGTCTTCAGCCAGTTCACCCGCCTGCTGGACCTGATCGAGGCCCGGCTCGACGCGGAGGGCGTCGAGCACGTCCGGCTCGACGGGACGACCCGCCGGCGGGCCGAGGTGATCGAGCGCTTCAAGTCCGGCTCCGCATCGGTGTTCCTGATCAGCCTCAAAGCCGGCGGGTTCGGGCTGAACCTGACCGAGGCCGACTACTGCTTCCTGATGGACCCGTGGTGGAACCCGGCCGCGGAGCTGCAGGCGGTCGACCGCACGCACCGCATCGGGCAGACCCGCACCGTGCACGTCTACCGGCTGATCGCGGCCAACACGATCGAGGAACGGGTGCTCGATCTGCAGGCCCGCAAGGCGAAGCTGTTCGCCCGCGTCGTCGACGGCGGCGAGGGCGAGGGTTTCGGTCGCGCGCTCTCGGCCGAGGACATCCGCGGCCTGTTCACGTAG
- a CDS encoding protein meaA, which yields MADGGSTRDKPWLIRTYAGHSSAAGSNALYRSNLAKGQTGLSVAFDLPTQTGYDPDHVLARGEVGKVGVPVPHLGEMRQLFEGIPLDSMNTSMTINATAMWLLAMYQVVAEEQAIAAGTDPAETLRKLSGTTQNDIIKEYLSRGTYVFPPAASMRLTVDTIAYTVTNVPKWNPINICSYHLQEAGATTVQELAFAMSTAIAVLDAVRDSGQVPAEKFGDVVARISFFVNAGVRFVEEMCKMRAFVRLWDEVTEQRYGVTDPKQRRFRYGVQVNSLGLTEAQPENNVQRIVLEMLGVTLSKDARARAIQLPAWNEALGLPRPWDQQWSLRIQQVLAFESDLLEYDDLFHGSVVVEAKVDQLVRDAYAEMDRIAELGGAVAAVESGYMKSALVASHAERRKRIETGEDKIIGVNSFTETEPNPLLADLDAAIQTADPAAESAAIESVRAWKAQRDDNAVAAALENLRKVAKSNDNLMTATLECVRAGVTTGEWSGALREEFGEYRAPTGVTGVSSAPDGAAIAEVRAAVQRTGDELGRRLRLLVGKPGLDGHSNGAEQVAVRARDVGFEVIYQGIRLTPAQIVAAAVEEDVHCVGLSILSGSHMELIPDVLARLRDAGASDVPVIVGGIVPDGDARALREAGVAAVFTPKDYGLTEIMARIVDVIRAANGLDPLT from the coding sequence ATGGCAGACGGTGGCAGCACCCGCGACAAGCCTTGGCTGATTCGGACCTACGCGGGGCACTCGTCCGCGGCGGGCTCGAACGCGCTGTACCGGAGCAACCTCGCCAAGGGCCAGACCGGTCTGTCGGTGGCGTTCGACCTCCCGACGCAGACCGGGTACGACCCCGACCACGTCCTGGCCAGGGGTGAGGTCGGCAAGGTCGGCGTGCCCGTCCCGCATCTGGGTGAGATGCGTCAGCTCTTCGAGGGCATCCCGCTCGACTCCATGAACACCTCCATGACGATCAACGCCACCGCGATGTGGCTGCTCGCCATGTACCAGGTGGTCGCCGAGGAGCAGGCGATCGCCGCCGGCACCGACCCGGCCGAGACGCTGCGCAAGCTCTCCGGGACGACCCAGAACGACATCATCAAGGAGTACCTGTCGCGCGGGACCTACGTGTTCCCGCCGGCCGCCTCGATGCGCCTGACCGTCGACACCATCGCGTACACGGTCACGAACGTCCCCAAGTGGAACCCGATCAACATCTGCAGCTACCACCTGCAGGAGGCCGGGGCCACCACGGTCCAGGAGCTCGCCTTCGCGATGTCGACCGCGATCGCGGTCCTCGACGCGGTCCGCGACTCGGGCCAGGTGCCGGCCGAGAAGTTCGGTGACGTCGTCGCCCGCATCTCCTTCTTCGTGAACGCCGGTGTGCGGTTCGTCGAGGAGATGTGCAAGATGCGCGCGTTCGTGCGCCTGTGGGACGAGGTCACCGAGCAGCGCTACGGGGTGACCGACCCGAAGCAGCGGCGTTTCCGCTACGGCGTGCAGGTGAACTCGCTCGGTCTGACGGAGGCTCAGCCGGAGAACAACGTCCAGCGCATCGTGCTGGAGATGCTCGGCGTGACGCTCTCGAAGGACGCCCGGGCCCGCGCCATCCAGCTGCCGGCGTGGAACGAGGCGCTCGGCCTCCCGCGGCCGTGGGACCAGCAGTGGTCGCTGCGGATCCAGCAGGTCCTCGCGTTCGAGTCCGACCTGCTCGAGTACGACGACCTGTTTCACGGCTCGGTCGTCGTCGAGGCCAAGGTCGACCAGCTGGTCCGTGACGCGTACGCGGAGATGGACCGCATCGCCGAACTCGGCGGGGCGGTCGCGGCCGTCGAGTCCGGCTACATGAAGTCCGCCCTCGTCGCCTCGCACGCCGAGCGCCGCAAGCGCATCGAGACCGGCGAGGACAAGATCATCGGCGTCAACTCGTTCACCGAGACCGAGCCGAACCCGCTGCTCGCCGACCTCGACGCCGCGATCCAGACCGCGGATCCCGCGGCGGAGTCCGCGGCGATCGAGAGCGTCCGGGCCTGGAAGGCACAGCGCGACGACAACGCGGTCGCGGCCGCGCTGGAGAACCTGCGCAAGGTCGCGAAGAGCAACGACAACCTGATGACGGCGACGCTCGAGTGCGTCCGCGCCGGCGTCACGACGGGGGAGTGGTCCGGTGCCCTGCGCGAGGAGTTCGGCGAGTACCGCGCGCCGACCGGGGTCACCGGCGTGAGTTCCGCGCCCGACGGCGCCGCGATCGCCGAGGTGCGCGCGGCCGTGCAGCGGACGGGTGACGAACTCGGCCGCCGGCTGCGTCTGCTCGTCGGCAAGCCCGGCCTCGACGGTCACTCCAACGGTGCCGAGCAGGTCGCGGTCCGTGCCCGGGACGTCGGGTTCGAGGTCATCTACCAGGGCATCCGCCTGACGCCGGCTCAGATTGTTGCCGCCGCCGTCGAGGAGGACGTCCACTGCGTGGGTCTGTCGATCCTGTCCGGCTCGCACATGGAGCTGATCCCGGACGTCCTGGCCCGCCTGCGGGACGCCGGTGCTTCCGACGTCCCCGTGATCGTGGGCGGCATCGTGCCCGACGGTGACGCCCGGGCTCTCCGCGAGGCCGGCGTCGCCGCGGTGTTCACGCCGAAGGACTACGGCCTCACCGAGATCATGGCGCGCATCGTCGACGTCATCCGCGCGGCGAACGGGCTCGACCCGCTGACCTGA
- a CDS encoding AMIN-like domain-containing (lipo)protein, with protein sequence MPTIAQRRRLAGLLTAVSLVAAGGLATETVAAPAAPPSDTSPKVKTRNPAKIPRVVDARFGKHKAYDRVVFDLTGKASGYNVRYVSTLRQCGSGKKVTIPGKKFLSITLEPAQAHDNKGRDVYRGPGQNSTANPKLPTLRSMRMLCDFEGQVAFGLGLKRKAGFRVGTLSKPTRIYVDVAH encoded by the coding sequence ATGCCCACCATCGCGCAGCGTCGTCGCCTGGCCGGTCTGCTGACGGCCGTCTCGCTGGTCGCCGCCGGCGGCCTCGCCACCGAAACGGTCGCCGCTCCCGCGGCGCCGCCGTCGGACACCAGCCCGAAGGTGAAGACCCGGAACCCGGCGAAGATCCCGCGGGTCGTCGACGCCCGGTTCGGCAAGCACAAGGCCTACGACCGGGTGGTGTTCGACCTGACCGGGAAGGCGTCGGGCTACAACGTCCGGTACGTCAGCACCCTGCGCCAGTGCGGCAGCGGGAAGAAGGTGACGATCCCCGGCAAGAAGTTCCTCAGCATCACCCTCGAGCCGGCGCAGGCCCACGACAACAAGGGCCGGGACGTCTACCGCGGGCCGGGCCAGAACTCCACGGCCAACCCCAAGCTCCCGACGCTGCGGAGCATGCGCATGCTGTGCGACTTCGAGGGCCAGGTCGCCTTCGGCCTCGGGCTGAAGCGCAAGGCCGGCTTCCGGGTCGGGACGCTCTCGAAGCCGACCCGGATCTACGTCGACGTCGCGCACTGA
- the nucS gene encoding endonuclease NucS, with amino-acid sequence MRLVIARCSVDYVGRLTAHLPPATRLLLIKADGSVLVHSDGGSYKPLNWMSPPCTLKEAPADDGTASWVVTNKAGEELRISIEEVLHDSSHELGVDPGLQKDGVEAHLQILLAENAEVLGEGWRVVRREYPTSIGPVDLLCKDAAGASVAVEIKRRGEIDGVEQLTRYLDLMNRDPLLAPVSGVFAAQEIKPQARVLAEDRGIRCVVLDYDELRGMDDKESRLF; translated from the coding sequence GTGCGCCTCGTGATCGCCCGCTGCTCCGTCGACTACGTCGGCCGGCTGACCGCCCACCTCCCCCCGGCCACCCGGCTGCTGCTGATCAAGGCCGACGGCTCGGTCCTGGTCCACTCCGACGGCGGCTCGTACAAGCCGCTGAACTGGATGAGCCCGCCGTGCACGCTCAAGGAGGCCCCCGCCGACGACGGCACCGCCTCCTGGGTCGTCACGAACAAGGCCGGCGAGGAGCTCCGGATCTCGATCGAGGAGGTCCTGCACGACTCGTCCCACGAGCTCGGCGTGGACCCGGGTCTGCAGAAGGACGGCGTCGAGGCCCACCTGCAGATCCTGCTGGCCGAGAACGCCGAGGTCCTCGGCGAGGGCTGGCGCGTCGTCCGCCGCGAGTACCCGACCTCGATCGGCCCCGTCGACCTGCTCTGCAAGGACGCCGCCGGCGCCTCCGTCGCCGTCGAGATCAAGCGCCGCGGCGAGATCGACGGCGTCGAGCAGCTCACCCGCTACCTCGACCTGATGAACCGGGACCCCCTGCTGGCCCCCGTCTCGGGCGTCTTCGCCGCCCAGGAGATCAAGCCCCAGGCCCGCGTCCTCGCCGAGGACCGCGGCATCCGCTGCGTCGTCCTCGACTACGACGAGCTCCGCGGCATGGACGACAAGGAGTCCCGCCTCTTCTGA
- the murA gene encoding UDP-N-acetylglucosamine 1-carboxyvinyltransferase: MERFRVTGGARLAGEVRVDGAKNSVLKLMAAALLAEGRTTLTNVPEILDIDFMSALLRRLGCEVEQRPGTVVIDVPAELSHEAPYELVRRLRASICVLGPLVARLGRAKVALPGGDNIGSRALDMHIGGLAKLGATSESEHGYIITEAPKGLTGASVWLDFPSVGATENILMAAVLANGTTVIDNAAREPEIVDLADMLIQMGAKVSGAGTSTIEIEGVPAGSLSPTSHRTVPDRIVAGTWAVAAAMTRGDVTILNANPHHLELPLDKLVTAGADVEWMPDGFRVEMNRRPEAVDIMTLPYPGFPTDLQPAYIALNTVAEGAAMVTENIFEARFMFIDEMVRLGAEIKTDGHHAVIRGRPHLSGAPVRSHDIRAGAGLVLAGLVAEGETIVTDVHHIDRGYADFVAQLNSLGAQVVREPDPDHFHE; this comes from the coding sequence GTGGAACGGTTCCGGGTTACGGGTGGGGCCCGTCTGGCGGGCGAGGTGCGCGTCGACGGCGCGAAGAACAGCGTCCTCAAGCTGATGGCGGCTGCGCTGCTCGCCGAGGGGCGCACGACGCTGACGAACGTCCCGGAGATCCTCGACATCGACTTCATGTCGGCGCTGCTGCGCCGCCTCGGCTGCGAGGTCGAACAGCGGCCCGGCACCGTGGTGATCGACGTGCCGGCCGAGCTCTCGCACGAGGCGCCGTACGAGCTGGTGCGCCGGCTCCGGGCCTCGATCTGCGTCCTCGGTCCGCTGGTCGCGCGGCTGGGTCGCGCGAAGGTCGCGCTGCCGGGCGGTGACAACATCGGCTCGCGCGCGCTCGACATGCACATCGGCGGGCTGGCCAAGCTCGGCGCGACGAGCGAGTCCGAGCACGGCTACATCATCACGGAGGCCCCGAAGGGACTGACCGGAGCGTCGGTCTGGCTGGACTTCCCGAGCGTCGGGGCCACCGAGAACATCCTCATGGCGGCGGTGCTCGCCAACGGCACGACGGTCATCGACAACGCGGCGCGCGAACCCGAGATCGTCGACCTCGCCGACATGCTGATCCAGATGGGCGCGAAGGTCTCCGGCGCCGGCACCTCGACGATCGAGATCGAGGGCGTCCCGGCCGGCTCACTGAGCCCGACCTCGCACCGCACCGTTCCCGACCGCATCGTCGCCGGCACCTGGGCGGTCGCGGCGGCGATGACGCGCGGCGACGTCACGATCCTGAACGCGAACCCCCATCACCTGGAGCTCCCGCTCGACAAGCTCGTGACCGCAGGCGCGGACGTCGAGTGGATGCCCGACGGCTTCCGCGTCGAGATGAACCGCCGCCCCGAGGCGGTCGACATCATGACGTTGCCGTACCCGGGCTTCCCGACCGACCTGCAGCCGGCCTACATCGCGCTCAACACCGTCGCCGAGGGCGCCGCGATGGTCACCGAGAACATCTTCGAGGCGCGGTTCATGTTCATCGACGAGATGGTTCGCCTCGGCGCCGAGATCAAGACCGACGGCCACCACGCGGTCATCCGCGGCCGCCCGCACCTGTCCGGGGCGCCCGTGCGGTCGCACGACATCCGTGCGGGTGCGGGTCTCGTCCTCGCGGGCCTCGTGGCCGAGGGCGAGACGATCGTGACCGACGTCCACCACATCGACCGCGGGTACGCCGACTTTGTCGCGCAGCTCAACTCCCTCGGCGCCCAGGTCGTCCGCGAGCCGGATCCGGACCACTTTCACGAGTGA
- a CDS encoding 3-hydroxybutyryl-CoA dehydrogenase, translating into MSAEFATAGVVGIGTMGSGIAEVLARSGVSVVGVEKDADSATRARATIEASTARAVAGGKLTEAERADLLGRITIGTDLTAVAAADLVIEAVPEDLELKQQIFTELGQITRPEAVLATNTSSLSVTEISVSTANPRRVLGLHFFNPAPVQAFVEVVRTVVTDQSAVDAVKNLAEKLGKTPVVCGDKAGFIANALLFGYLNHAVQMYESRYATREDIDAAMMYGCGYPMGPLALLDLIGLDSAYEILNSMYKQDRKRVHAPAPILKQMITAGLLGRKTGKGFYTYAGKDSHEVVADEQTPSKDRLPQLRHEISRVGVIGTGTMATGIVEVFAKAGYDVIFVARSEEKAAGVQKSIAKSLEKAVQRGKLTEEARDATLAKVTGTTKLDDLASVDLVVEAVVEDIDVKRALFENLDEICRPGAILATTTSSLPVVELAASTKRPGDVVGMHFFNPAAIMKLVEVVHTVSTSPEVTETAQALCVKLGKVAVTCGDRAGFIVNALLFPYLNDAVKMLEAHYATADDIDLAMKEGCRLPMGPFTLLDVVGLDVSLAIERTLFSEFRESGFAPAPLLEHLVTAGYLGRKTGRGFRDYS; encoded by the coding sequence GTGTCCGCAGAGTTCGCCACCGCCGGGGTCGTCGGAATCGGGACGATGGGGTCGGGGATCGCAGAGGTACTCGCGCGCAGCGGGGTCTCCGTCGTCGGGGTCGAGAAGGACGCCGACTCCGCCACCCGCGCCCGCGCCACGATCGAGGCCTCCACCGCCCGCGCCGTCGCCGGCGGCAAGCTCACCGAGGCCGAGCGCGCCGACCTGCTGGGCCGGATCACGATCGGGACCGACCTGACGGCGGTCGCCGCGGCGGACCTGGTCATCGAGGCCGTCCCCGAGGACCTGGAGCTCAAGCAGCAGATCTTCACCGAACTCGGCCAGATCACGCGCCCCGAGGCCGTGCTCGCCACGAACACCTCGTCGCTGTCGGTCACCGAGATCTCGGTCTCGACGGCGAACCCGCGCCGCGTGCTCGGCCTCCACTTCTTCAACCCGGCGCCGGTGCAGGCGTTCGTCGAGGTCGTGCGGACGGTCGTCACCGACCAGAGCGCCGTCGACGCGGTGAAGAACCTCGCCGAGAAGCTCGGGAAGACCCCGGTCGTCTGCGGCGACAAGGCGGGCTTCATCGCCAACGCGCTGCTGTTCGGCTACCTCAACCACGCGGTGCAGATGTACGAGTCGCGCTACGCGACGCGCGAGGACATCGACGCCGCGATGATGTACGGCTGCGGCTACCCGATGGGCCCGCTGGCGCTGCTCGACCTCATCGGCCTGGACTCGGCCTACGAGATCCTGAACTCGATGTACAAGCAGGACCGCAAGCGCGTCCACGCGCCGGCGCCGATCCTCAAGCAGATGATCACCGCGGGCCTGCTCGGCCGGAAGACCGGCAAGGGCTTCTACACCTACGCGGGCAAGGACTCCCACGAGGTCGTGGCCGACGAGCAGACCCCGAGCAAGGACCGCCTCCCGCAGCTGCGCCACGAGATCAGCCGTGTCGGTGTCATCGGCACCGGCACCATGGCGACCGGCATCGTCGAGGTCTTCGCCAAGGCGGGTTACGACGTCATCTTCGTCGCGCGCAGCGAGGAGAAGGCCGCGGGCGTCCAGAAGTCGATCGCCAAGTCGCTCGAGAAGGCCGTCCAGCGCGGCAAGCTCACCGAGGAGGCCCGCGACGCGACGCTCGCGAAGGTCACCGGCACCACGAAGCTCGACGACCTCGCGTCGGTCGACCTCGTCGTCGAGGCCGTCGTCGAGGACATCGACGTCAAGCGCGCACTGTTCGAGAACCTCGACGAGATCTGCCGACCGGGCGCGATCCTCGCGACGACCACCTCGTCGCTGCCGGTCGTCGAACTCGCCGCGAGCACCAAGCGCCCCGGCGACGTCGTCGGCATGCACTTCTTCAACCCGGCGGCGATCATGAAGCTCGTCGAGGTCGTGCACACGGTCTCGACCTCGCCCGAGGTCACCGAGACCGCCCAGGCCCTGTGCGTCAAGCTCGGCAAGGTCGCGGTCACCTGCGGCGACCGGGCCGGCTTCATCGTCAACGCGCTGCTGTTCCCGTACCTGAACGACGCGGTGAAGATGCTCGAGGCGCACTACGCGACCGCCGACGACATCGACCTGGCGATGAAGGAAGGCTGCCGGCTCCCGATGGGGCCGTTCACCCTGCTCGACGTCGTCGGCCTCGACGTTTCGCTGGCGATCGAGCGGACGCTGTTCTCCGAGTTCCGCGAGTCCGGGTTCGCCCCGGCTCCGCTGCTCGAGCACCTCGTCACCGCCGGCTACCTCGGCCGCAAGACCGGCCGCGGGTTCCGCGACTACAGCTGA